DNA from Salvelinus namaycush isolate Seneca chromosome 14, SaNama_1.0, whole genome shotgun sequence:
ATTCAGCATGCTGGCTAACACAGTTGGCAAGAGCGCATAGATAGGTACGCCTTTTAGAGACAAAAACAGCAACAACATTGACGCAGTGCTCAATTGCTTTGCTGTAGCTAGTTAACTTAATTTCACTTGAATACAGCAAAGAACACATTGCAATCTTCTAGCTAATTCCTTAAAAAACACCACAAAACGTTGAACAATTTAAACGGTactgctagcttgctaacgttactTGATTCATGATATGACAATACAGTATATCAAATCTTACTTTACTCACATGCAAACTTCAAAATAGTGAACTGTTTGCTTGCTTCCAAAAATGTATTCTGTAAATTTCGAAGAAAATATTAAGAATATCCCAGACTTTGCTGTTTTCACCCCCCAAAAAACCCTCAAAACTTCCTTGACATGCGTCAGTTTGTAAAAAGCACGTATTTTCATTGGTTAAACAACAAACACCATAAGCCAATCGCTGTGAATGTTTATTCTGCGGCCACATTTCCTTTGACCAATCAACAACAAGCGTGTAAAAACAACTCCATGGAAACGACGCATGAAGCTTCACCACGTGATCTATTGCAGAAACGTTCCATAGGCACAAAAAACTTGTttttttctcaaattttgtgcacaaatgtgtttacatccctgttaatgagcatgtCTCCTTAGCCAAGATAATATATCAAGCTGACAGGTGTAgtatatcaataagctgattaaacagcatgatcattacacaggtgcaccttgtgctggggacaataaaaggccactctaaaatgtgcagttttgtcacacagcacaatgccacagaccgTGCACGTGTAagcacgccagcccaggacctccacatcctgcgGGATCATCAGACAGGGAAGGGGGTgctgtaataaagcctttttgtgggggaaaactcattctgaatggctgggcctggctccccagtgggtggtcctggctccccagtggctgggcctggctccccagtggctgggcctggctccccagtgggtgggcctggctccccagtggctgggcctggctccccagtgggtgggcctggctccccagtgggtgggcctggctcccaagtggctaGGCCTACGCCCTCCCAGGCCCAACTATGGCtccacccctgcccagtcatgtgaaatccatagattaatgcctaattaattaatttatttcaattgatttatttccttatataaactgtaacataagtaaaatctttgaaattattgcatgttgcgtttatatttctttTCGGTAAATAAAGTactcaaaagtttagtatttggtcccatattcctataATGCaatgactctacaaacttgttggatgcactTGCAGTTCGTTCAGgttgtgtttattttattttttgtgcCTAATAGAAATTTATGGTAAATAATATATTGGGTCATGTTGAGGTACATTTTATTCTAAATAAGAATATATGTTTTTAAACATTTcaacattaatgtggatgctaccatgattacgaatAATCCTGAATTGATCGGGAATAATgacgagtgagaaagttacagagggccaaagatcatacccccaagacatgctaacctttcACCATTACCGTTAGCATGTCTTAGCATGTCTTTAATGCCTACCTCTGAGATTTTTAAAtaaattgttaaacaaaatctctttttCTGAGCAATTGTaattgtataaaatattttttttttaaattgagcatataatatagctcagtatttgaataatttattttatacagtcattattgctcatctttatcaagggtgtcaatcatgtCATTCCCACTGTATTATTGTATAGTGGTATTTGCAATAAATCTCTCCTGTAATTGTCCTTTTTGGTCAGAAGGTGTCTCTCAAACACTTTTTTTGATACATATTTTCACATCCATTAAATTATTATAGTATAAAAAAATATAGCAGGATAATACCTTGAATTAGTTCTTAATTTCGTCACACAATACACAAACACTGGGAAGATATAAGGATTGGGAAAATGCAACGTCTACatagtttacacacacacacagggtaagcACCTGGCCCCAGAGCTTACATTTCTACATGTGGGTAAAGTTTAAACTGACTCCGGAAACAGGAAATAAAGAGACCACAGAAGCTGTTTGCATTCATTTCCACTCTGCAAATCACTCTTCTCTGTTTTCATAGTGTACCCATTTGGTAGAGAGTACTATCCATGTTTTATTAataccactgtctgtctgtctgtccacctgtctgtccgcatttctgtctgcatgtctgtctgacattgcaaagagggagagaagagaaaaaaCTAGACTCATTTAGTAAATATATTTACAGAATTCATTTTGTGAGAGGAAAGAAATCTTCATCTTGTGATCTTTGAGAAGAAATtctcaacaacaaaacaaacacttGTGGTTATTCTGTTCTTCATTAAAACATGGAGACTTGCTATCAACATACCGTGAGATGCTGTGATGGAATACTATTGATATAATACATTTACTACCAATGATGCATCTAATTGTTTACTACCAACTTGGTGGGAGAAGAATATTTAAATGACTAATGTCATGTATCTTGACGATCCCATCCATGCTTTTCCGTCAACTAGACAGAACGTTCACATTGACACCACCTAAAAGATGAATTCATACTCGCTCAAAGTCTTTCCACCTTTTCCATTACAAAATCCACAAACAAAACACAGTTGGTAACACAGTTTTCCCTTCTAGAGGAGAAGAACCATATCCTCTCAGGGGATGTCCATGCCTCCGTTAGAGGTCTGTGAGAGACGTCTCTCTCCTTCACAGCCTAACCCTGCACCACTGCTGTCCACGTTCTCCTTGCTCTCATCATCCTGCTCCTCTGACCGCTGTCTCAGACGCAGGCCGGGATCTCTCTGAGACGGCATCTGGAAACTGGAGAACGAGCCTCCAGAAGATCTCTTCTCTGAATGGAACCATTCCAGCAAGAACAGGAAACAGAAAAACACAAACATTTAGCCTCCTGTACTGTTTTTTGGTGGACAAGACCACATTGTAACAAAGTATATCTTGGTAAATTATTCATAAGTGATGATTGGTGAATCTGACATAGTCATCTTGTTATGAACGAGAACAGTGGTTGTTGGCAGGTAAATCATCAGTGTACCTTAGGTTTGAAGCTACTGTGTCAAAGACAAGAGGGATGCTAGAGCCCCGGGTTTACAGTAGAAAATATGATGAATAACACAGAAATGCACTAGTACGTCTTATCAACGCTATGCTTAAAGAAAGAAGTACACTAAAATGAGGTTGTCAAAACCTAGTTGCAACCTCACAGAGAAAGAGTGACATTTCTCACGACCTTTAGCATACACCTACTACTGTACAGTAGGTCTGCACATCGCATGTCTTATTCGCTACCTGCTCTTTGTGCATAGTTAAATGTCAAACTACAAGGAAATGTGTGCCCACTCAAGTGACCTCATTAGATCACACGATGCTGAACACTTGACAAAATGGCAACATTTCAATGTGCGTGACATACCTCCTGGTCCGACTGGACGCATCAGCCGGTTCATCTGAACATTCCAGTGTTTGACATTGGTGCTGGCCTGGCGAAGCTTCCTTTGGGCAGCCTATCAGGACACAAGGGAGATTGAAACATATGGAACAAATTCACACTACAGATATGTATAAGGCTCTACTGGATAATTAAGCCCAATCTAAATATCCAGTGTTGTTGTGAAGGGAAGTAGTCAGTGTGTTGATAACGGTAGGCTACTCACCACAACGTCCTGGTCAACCCGGTGTCGGTTGGCCCTGACCTCCTCCAGCTGCCGCTGGGCCTCCTCCAGAGCCCGGGTCTTGTTCTCCATCTCTTGCCGCAGctcctgcttctctctctggGTCTTCCGGATGTACTCCTCCTGCTCATCCTGGAGGGCCATCAGGGCcttcatcttctcctcctcctcagacagCAAACTGGGCAATACAGATTCAAGGTTTTTTAGAAAGATGGCAAGTTAAAATGCACAGGGCATACAGTAGTCAGTAAATATAGCATGATTTGCTGGAGATTTAGAAAGAATTCGGTATCACTGCATTTAAAGCAAAGTTATTGCAAGCATGGACAAGCCTATATTCTTTATGATATCTTTGCCATGTCTGAGATTCTTTGTGAGCTTTGACAAGCAGGGAACTTAAACGCTTGGTGTTATATGCACTGCTCACAGCCAGAAAGGAAATTAATCGAAGGACACGTCAGATCATTTATTTTTTTGCGTGTAAGATTGAGATAGAGCCCATGCACACCCTGTCAACATATCCAACATATCGTAGCTAGACAACTTCCTCTGCTAAAAACTCGACTTCCTCAGGAACCTCACTAACGCAACAGCCCACCCTTCAACACTGATCAGCTTCTCACCACCATCTGTCTCCCTGTGGTATGCTGTGTTCATTAAAAACACATGCAGCTTATACATGCTAAGTGGATGCGTTTTCACATGCCAACTGCTAGCCCTACCTGAGCCTGTCTATGGAAGTGAATATGTTTGAAGAAgaatactgtgtgtgtgcgcatgcagcACCCTACCCAGTCTGTGCATATCTAAAGACCTCTTCGTCCTGTCTGGCCTTGATCTCCTGGTGCAAGGCCTCCTCCAGACTCGTCTGCAACCCCTCCAGCTCCTTGATCCTCTTCCTCTGCCGCtccgcctcctcctccttcagAATCATCTCTGCCTGCATGCTGGCCCGCGactggagagacacacacagcataGAAGATCTAGACACCTAGCCCAGCGCATCGTGATCGGCATAAACAGTGTTACTATACACCCTGTCACCCACTCCAAATCTGAACCAACCATCCTCCACAGTACACAACACAACcgccaccctcctcctccttgaCACAGGTAAGCACACACTCAAAACAGAAGGTTCTATACACTGCCAAAAAAGGCAGTTAGATCTTGGATCATAACTATAGCGGAtccctttttggtgctatatagaacTTGTTTCAAGGTTATATAAAAGAACCATGCTCATAAGTTTCTCATTGGAACCTTTATGGTGCTATAACCACACTCCTTTCTTCCCTTcaccctctccccctttcctGTCACTAGCTGTCCTCAccgcctctctcctctccgtcctcaccgcctccctcctctccctccctgtcctcaccgcctccctcttctcttccctcaccgcctccttctctttcttcaccacctccctccctccctcctctcactccctctctgtcctcaccgcctccctccctcctctcactccctctctgtcctcaccgcctccctccctcctctacctccctctctgtcctcaccgcctccatccctccctctctgtcctcaccgcctccatcctctccctccctctctgtcctcaccgcctccctcctctccctccctctctgtcctcaccgcctccctcctctccctccctctctgtcctcaccgcctccctccctctctgtcctcaccgcctccctcctctccctccctctgtcctcaccgcctccctcctctccctccgtctctgtcCTCACcgcctccctcccctccttccctctctgtcctccctccctctgtcctcaccacctccctcctctccctccctccctgtcctcaccgcctccctccctctctgtcctcacgcctccctcccctccttccctctctgtcctcaccacCTCCCTCCCTTTGTTATCGCTTCTTTTCCaccgtctccctctcccctcccagtCTTCACCTCCTCTGCCTCGCGGAGCTGCACCTCCAGGGCCTGCTGCATCTCATCATGCTGCTGACGCCTCCTCATCTCGTCCTGCTCCAGGAGAGCCTGGGCCTGCCTCTGTGCCTCCTTCAGGAGCTCCAGCTCGGCCAGCTTACGCTCTTTCTCCTCCTGGAGGGCCCGAAAACGTTGAAGCTCCTCCTCTTTGGCCAGCCGCCTCCTCTCCCgctgctccctctgctccctcctcTTCAGCTTCAGGTCCTTGTGGAGAGAGGTCTTCCCTTCAGTGAGTAGACGGATGGCTGTCTGAATGgctgtggggagggagggggataggCTGTAACAAGTTGTACAATAGTACTTCCACACAGGGTTCACATTATATATTCACTCTTAGAGGAGCCTGAAGTCTATTGGGAGTGAATGCATTATTAGTGGGAGGGATCACTGAGTAGAAGAACATGTCCCACAGACCTGCTGTCCATTCCTGTCTCTGCTTGGTGTCTGAGGCACTCATCTCATAGGTCTTGGAGAGAGTTTTCAGACAGAACATACACCTCTTCCCATCTCTGTCTGGCAGCACCTCCACACAGCAGTCCCCGTCCAGAGAGATGTTTCCCTGGCGCTCCTTGCGGTCCTCGCTGGTGTAGTAGGCCAGGGTACCGGGCCTCAGGGTGAACCAGCGCTCCTTCCAATTCCTCCTCAGCTGACCCTTCTTCCAAAGATACCCCTGGAGGCGACAAAGTCAACACACACATTATTGACATAGAACAACATATCACTGACACATCCCCTTTAACCCTTACCAATGTTTGTAAATCTTTAAGGTGGTGGCAGCAATATGGTGGAGGATACATCACTACACAGCTTATACACTCAGTTGCCAGTTTATtcggtacacccatctagtaccaggttagacccccctttgcctccagaac
Protein-coding regions in this window:
- the LOC120058819 gene encoding differentially expressed in FDCP 6 homolog; amino-acid sequence: MDLRSELLKSIWYGFTALDLEKSGKVSKSQLKVLSHNLCTVLSIPHDPVALEEHFRDDDDGPVSSQGYMPYLNKYILDKVEEGSFVKEQVDELCWTLTAKKNYKPGKDNKNVLPGKDAFSLWCLFNFLSEDKYPLVMVPDEVEYLLKKMCMAMSVELNCVELEDFISKDTVQQNGFTVWSFLEMMNSGKVTRGMDQGITSMAIEEVYREIVGDVLKEGYLWKKGQLRRNWKERWFTLRPGTLAYYTSEDRKERQGNISLDGDCCVEVLPDRDGKRCMFCLKTLSKTYEMSASDTKQRQEWTAAIQTAIRLLTEGKTSLHKDLKLKRREQREQRERRRLAKEEELQRFRALQEEKERKLAELELLKEAQRQAQALLEQDEMRRRQQHDEMQQALEVQLREAEESRASMQAEMILKEEEAERQRKRIKELEGLQTSLEEALHQEIKARQDEEVFRYAQTGLLSEEEEKMKALMALQDEQEEYIRKTQREKQELRQEMENKTRALEEAQRQLEEVRANRHRVDQDVVAAQRKLRQASTNVKHWNVQMNRLMRPVGPGEKRSSGGSFSSFQMPSQRDPGLRLRQRSEEQDDESKENVDSSGAGLGCEGERRLSQTSNGGMDIP